A genomic segment from Nocardiopsis sp. Huas11 encodes:
- a CDS encoding CinA family protein, whose product MTGTGVDFGLQIAAVAAAQAAHESLLACGATCATAESLTGGLIGAHLTAVPGSSKTYRGGVVTYATQTKADLLGVPEDLLAAHGAVHPRVAEAMASGARRLLGADFAIAVTGVAGPEPQDGQPVGTVFAAVAGPSGNSEAHALRFTGDRGGIRYATVEGALALLDSAVRGNAAGGARP is encoded by the coding sequence GTGACCGGGACCGGCGTGGACTTCGGGCTGCAGATCGCCGCGGTGGCCGCGGCGCAGGCGGCCCATGAGTCCCTGCTGGCGTGTGGTGCCACCTGCGCCACGGCCGAGTCGCTCACGGGCGGTCTCATCGGCGCGCACCTGACCGCCGTGCCCGGGTCCTCGAAGACCTACCGCGGCGGTGTGGTGACCTACGCGACACAGACCAAGGCCGACCTCCTCGGGGTGCCCGAGGACCTCCTGGCCGCCCATGGCGCCGTCCACCCGCGGGTGGCCGAGGCGATGGCCTCGGGCGCGCGCCGTCTCCTGGGCGCGGATTTCGCGATCGCGGTGACGGGCGTGGCCGGGCCGGAACCGCAGGACGGGCAGCCCGTGGGGACCGTCTTCGCGGCGGTGGCCGGGCCATCCGGGAACTCCGAGGCCCATGCCCTTCGTTTCACTGGTGATCGTGGGGGTATCCGATACGCCACGGTCGAGGGCGCGCTCGCGCTGCTGGACTCGGCCGTCCGCGGGAACGCGGCGGGCGGCGCCCGGCCCTGA
- a CDS encoding helix-turn-helix domain-containing protein yields the protein MMVLLRHLLGDVLRRLRQRQGRTLREVSADARVSLGYLSEVERGQKEASSELLSSICGALGVPLSQVLREVSDQLALAELQEAALLGDAVTSDPVPAQDLGIEPVPDRVPQVADMVGV from the coding sequence ATGATGGTCCTGCTTCGTCACCTACTTGGTGACGTGCTCAGGCGGCTGCGCCAGCGCCAGGGCCGCACCCTCCGCGAGGTGTCGGCCGATGCACGTGTGTCCCTCGGATACCTGTCGGAGGTCGAACGCGGGCAGAAGGAAGCCTCTTCCGAGCTGCTCTCTTCGATCTGCGGGGCCCTTGGGGTCCCGCTCTCGCAGGTGCTGAGAGAGGTCTCCGACCAGCTGGCCCTCGCCGAGCTCCAGGAGGCCGCGCTGCTCGGTGACGCGGTCACGTCCGATCCCGTTCCAGCGCAGGACCTCGGCATCGAGCCGGTACCGGATCGCGTTCCCCAGGTCGCCGACATGGTGGGGGTCTGA
- the rimO gene encoding 30S ribosomal protein S12 methylthiotransferase RimO, translated as MSSRRTVSLVTLGCARNEVDSEELAGRLAEGGWDLVDGDAEADVTVVNTCGFIDAAKQDSIETLLEAAENGGKVVAAGCMAERYGSELSEALPEAQVIGFDDYSAIADRLDDVVAGRRLVPHDPRDRRTLLPISPADRDASQAHVPGHAAFTDAAGAEGTALPYRAGVPRRRLTGGPVANLKIASGCDRRCTFCAIPTFRGAYISRQPDEIVREAEWLASEGVREVFLVSENSTSYGKDLGDVRALEKLVPRLAAVEGLERVRVSYLQPAEVRPGLVDVLTGTPGVVPYFDLSFQHASGPLLRRMRRFGDRERFLELLNTVRERAPEAGARSNFIVGFPGETEAEFEELVAFLSEARLDAIGVFGYSDEDNTEALSHPDKVPAEVIGERVDRLNRLSEELMAQRAEERIGTEVTVLVETELEDGAYEGRAGHQAPEVDGSTILYGENLAVGDLVRATVIQSAGADLVAEQEETQADGEAGDR; from the coding sequence ATGTCATCGCGCCGTACTGTCTCACTCGTCACACTGGGGTGTGCGCGTAACGAGGTCGACTCCGAAGAGCTGGCCGGGCGCCTGGCCGAAGGCGGCTGGGACCTCGTCGACGGCGACGCCGAAGCCGACGTGACCGTCGTCAACACCTGCGGATTCATCGACGCAGCCAAACAGGACTCCATCGAGACGCTCCTGGAGGCCGCCGAGAACGGTGGCAAGGTCGTCGCCGCCGGGTGCATGGCCGAGCGCTACGGTTCCGAGCTCTCCGAGGCCCTGCCCGAAGCCCAGGTCATCGGCTTCGACGACTACTCCGCCATCGCCGACCGGCTCGACGACGTCGTCGCCGGCCGCCGGCTGGTGCCGCACGACCCCCGCGACCGGCGCACGCTGCTGCCCATCAGCCCCGCGGACCGCGACGCCTCGCAGGCGCACGTCCCGGGCCACGCGGCCTTCACCGACGCCGCCGGCGCCGAGGGCACCGCGCTGCCCTACCGCGCGGGCGTCCCGCGCCGCCGCCTCACCGGCGGACCGGTCGCCAACCTCAAGATCGCCTCCGGCTGCGACCGCCGCTGCACCTTCTGCGCCATCCCGACCTTCCGCGGCGCCTACATCTCCCGGCAGCCCGACGAGATCGTGCGCGAGGCCGAGTGGCTCGCGAGCGAGGGCGTGCGCGAGGTGTTCCTCGTCAGCGAGAACTCCACGTCCTATGGCAAGGACCTGGGCGACGTCCGCGCGCTGGAGAAGCTGGTGCCGCGCCTGGCCGCCGTCGAGGGGCTGGAGCGCGTGCGCGTCAGCTACCTCCAGCCCGCCGAGGTGCGCCCCGGGCTCGTGGACGTGCTCACCGGCACTCCCGGCGTCGTTCCCTACTTCGACCTGTCCTTCCAGCACGCCAGCGGCCCCCTGCTGCGCCGCATGCGGCGCTTCGGGGACCGCGAGCGCTTCCTGGAGCTGCTGAACACGGTGCGCGAGCGCGCCCCCGAGGCCGGTGCCCGCTCCAACTTCATCGTGGGCTTCCCCGGTGAGACCGAGGCCGAGTTCGAGGAGCTGGTCGCCTTCCTCAGCGAGGCCCGGCTGGACGCCATCGGCGTCTTCGGCTACTCCGACGAGGACAACACCGAGGCCCTGAGCCACCCGGACAAGGTCCCGGCGGAGGTCATCGGCGAGCGCGTCGACCGGCTCAACCGGCTCTCCGAGGAGCTCATGGCCCAGCGGGCCGAGGAGCGCATCGGCACCGAGGTGACCGTGCTGGTCGAGACCGAGCTGGAGGACGGCGCCTACGAGGGCCGCGCCGGACACCAGGCGCCGGAGGTGGACGGAAGCACCATCCTCTACGGTGAGAACCTCGCGGTCGGCGACCTGGTGCGCGCCACCGTCATCCAGTCCGCCGGCGCCGACCTGGTCGCCGAGCAGGAGGAGACACAGGCGGACGGGGAAGCCGGAGACAGATGA
- a CDS encoding Rrf2 family transcriptional regulator, translating into MRLSARVDYALRAAAELAVAGEGPVTAEQLARAQSIPGKFLENILTQLRRAGLVRSQRGPVGGYWLARPAAEISLADIIRAVDGPLANVRGERPEHVDYDGAARSLQQVWIALRASERSILEGVNLQHLVTNELPESVRALAEDPEAWVNHTHR; encoded by the coding sequence ATGCGCCTTTCAGCCCGGGTCGACTACGCGCTACGCGCGGCAGCGGAGCTCGCTGTCGCCGGCGAAGGGCCGGTGACGGCGGAGCAGCTCGCGCGTGCTCAGTCCATCCCCGGAAAATTCCTGGAGAACATCCTCACCCAACTGCGCCGTGCCGGCCTGGTGCGCAGCCAGCGCGGCCCCGTGGGCGGCTACTGGCTGGCCCGTCCGGCGGCGGAGATCTCCCTCGCGGACATCATCCGCGCGGTCGACGGGCCCTTGGCCAACGTTCGTGGCGAACGCCCCGAACACGTCGACTACGACGGCGCCGCACGCAGTCTGCAACAGGTGTGGATCGCCCTGCGCGCGAGCGAGCGGTCCATCCTGGAGGGTGTCAACCTCCAGCACCTGGTGACCAACGAGCTGCCCGAGTCCGTGCGGGCGCTCGCCGAGGACCCCGAGGCCTGGGTGAACCACACCCACCGCTGA
- a CDS encoding carbohydrate ABC transporter permease: MNNVHRLRRAVGKVGLYTAALAVFVFAVFPVYWVLATALRPTGEIFTREPTLLPRTITFEHFERVLSGVLIPGTSFWSFLTNSLIVTLGSVTVAALLSLVAAIGVARYRFRLRSVFILLLLVIQMVPVEALIISLFVNFFHLGRTLDVELVNSLAGVFVVYVAVSLPITILMVRNFVNAVPKDLEEAAAIDGAGAWTIFWRILMPLVAPGLAAASIFAFITTWNEFVVAFTFLQNNTGAYTLPISLQYYFGAVSIEWGSIMAASTLLTVPVMIFFLLVQRRMVSGLTMGAVKG, encoded by the coding sequence ATGAACAACGTCCACCGTCTGCGCAGGGCCGTCGGCAAGGTCGGCCTGTACACAGCGGCCCTCGCGGTCTTCGTCTTCGCGGTCTTCCCCGTCTACTGGGTCCTGGCCACCGCGCTGCGGCCCACCGGGGAGATCTTCACCCGCGAACCCACGCTGCTGCCGCGCACGATCACCTTCGAGCACTTCGAGCGGGTCCTGTCCGGGGTGCTCATCCCCGGCACGTCGTTCTGGTCGTTCCTCACCAACAGCCTCATCGTGACCCTGGGATCGGTCACCGTCGCCGCACTGCTGTCGCTGGTCGCGGCGATCGGCGTCGCGCGGTACCGGTTCCGGCTCCGCTCGGTGTTCATCCTCCTGCTGCTGGTCATCCAGATGGTGCCGGTCGAGGCGCTGATCATCTCGCTCTTCGTCAACTTCTTCCACCTGGGCCGGACCCTGGACGTGGAGCTCGTGAACAGCCTCGCCGGCGTGTTCGTGGTCTATGTCGCGGTGTCCCTGCCGATCACCATCCTGATGGTCCGCAACTTCGTCAACGCCGTGCCCAAGGACCTGGAGGAGGCCGCGGCCATCGACGGCGCCGGGGCCTGGACGATCTTCTGGCGCATCCTCATGCCGCTGGTCGCCCCCGGGCTGGCCGCCGCGAGCATCTTCGCCTTCATCACCACCTGGAACGAGTTCGTCGTGGCGTTCACGTTCCTGCAGAACAACACGGGCGCCTACACGCTGCCGATCTCGCTGCAGTACTACTTCGGCGCCGTGTCCATCGAGTGGGGCTCCATCATGGCCGCCTCGACCCTGCTGACCGTGCCGGTGATGATCTTCTTCCTGCTCGTCCAGCGCCGCATGGTCTCCGGTCTGACCATGGGCGCGGTCAAGGGCTGA
- the pgsA gene encoding CDP-diacylglycerol--glycerol-3-phosphate 3-phosphatidyltransferase has protein sequence MSTQEPAASPAPQAPLWNLANVLTMSRLVMVPLFVWFMFLDGSWWRFAAFAVFVVAAITDRIDGEIARRRNLVTDFGKIADPIADKALTGAALVVLSLQGDLWWWVTIAILAREWGITALRFAVLRYGVMPASQGGKLKTVLQIVAISIYLFPLHLLPFAFVFTWAAHLVMAAALAVTLWTGIVYVFDAVRLARSRGATDS, from the coding sequence ATGAGCACCCAGGAACCCGCGGCGTCGCCCGCGCCCCAGGCCCCGCTGTGGAACCTCGCCAACGTCCTGACGATGAGCCGTCTGGTCATGGTGCCGCTCTTCGTCTGGTTCATGTTCCTGGACGGCTCCTGGTGGCGCTTCGCCGCGTTCGCGGTCTTCGTGGTGGCCGCGATCACCGACCGCATCGACGGTGAGATCGCGCGTCGCCGCAACCTGGTCACCGACTTCGGCAAGATCGCCGACCCCATCGCGGACAAGGCGCTCACCGGCGCGGCGCTGGTCGTGCTGTCCCTGCAGGGCGACCTGTGGTGGTGGGTGACCATCGCCATCCTGGCCCGCGAGTGGGGGATCACCGCCCTGCGGTTCGCGGTCCTGCGCTACGGCGTGATGCCCGCGAGCCAGGGCGGAAAGCTCAAGACGGTCCTGCAGATCGTCGCGATCAGCATCTACCTCTTCCCGCTGCACCTGCTGCCCTTCGCGTTCGTGTTCACCTGGGCCGCCCACCTGGTGATGGCGGCCGCCCTGGCGGTCACCCTGTGGACCGGGATCGTGTACGTGTTCGACGCCGTCCGACTGGCCCGCTCCCGGGGAGCGACCGACTCGTGA
- a CDS encoding helix-turn-helix domain-containing protein, translated as MATIGHTLAAARIAAGYTVADLSTRTRIRERVLKGIEAEDFVPCGGDFYARGHIRGICRALGLDPDPLLAEYERDHANMAKLAFVPLQRHPAAAPEAARAVAAARAARGTDDEAMAEPLRVGDETEDPAHGSESWGHFERRRHVERPVRGEAPRARAARKEAPRGGVPAPRVGRHSARGQQPQGQDGAEAAGEGSATGTRTKAAGAARRRPATRTTARARLRPADTVRRHWPWAVVGVILVLAVFVGVRAWQGWEGEIPLRSAVESGSVVGPVEEDDGGAAAATVADVPALEPPTEFTVGVAASDRTWLKVTDTDGTDLFTGFLLEGQAQEYVTDEALTLKVGHAGALRVSVDGRDLGAAGSSGAVREVTVDADGFTQ; from the coding sequence ATGGCGACGATCGGTCACACCCTGGCCGCCGCACGCATAGCGGCGGGCTACACGGTCGCGGATCTCAGCACCCGTACACGCATCCGGGAACGGGTCCTCAAGGGCATCGAGGCGGAGGACTTCGTCCCCTGCGGTGGGGACTTCTACGCACGCGGACACATCCGCGGCATCTGCCGAGCCCTGGGTCTGGACCCGGACCCGCTCCTGGCGGAGTACGAACGGGACCACGCCAACATGGCCAAACTCGCCTTCGTTCCGCTCCAACGCCACCCGGCGGCCGCTCCCGAGGCCGCCCGGGCGGTCGCCGCGGCGCGCGCGGCCCGAGGAACCGACGACGAGGCCATGGCCGAGCCGCTGCGCGTGGGCGACGAGACGGAGGACCCCGCCCACGGATCCGAGAGCTGGGGCCACTTCGAGCGCCGGCGCCACGTGGAACGGCCGGTGCGGGGCGAGGCGCCGCGCGCCAGGGCGGCGCGCAAGGAGGCTCCGCGCGGCGGTGTACCGGCCCCGCGCGTGGGCCGGCACAGCGCCCGGGGGCAGCAGCCCCAGGGCCAGGACGGGGCCGAGGCGGCGGGGGAGGGAAGTGCGACCGGCACCCGGACCAAGGCCGCGGGCGCGGCCCGCCGCCGCCCGGCGACCCGGACCACCGCCCGCGCCCGCCTGCGTCCGGCCGACACGGTCCGCCGGCACTGGCCGTGGGCGGTCGTGGGCGTCATCCTCGTCCTGGCCGTCTTCGTCGGGGTCCGCGCCTGGCAGGGCTGGGAGGGCGAGATCCCGCTGCGCTCGGCGGTCGAGTCCGGCAGCGTGGTGGGCCCCGTGGAGGAGGACGACGGCGGCGCCGCCGCGGCCACGGTGGCCGACGTTCCGGCGCTGGAGCCGCCCACCGAGTTCACGGTCGGGGTCGCCGCCTCGGACCGGACCTGGCTCAAGGTCACCGACACCGACGGCACGGACCTGTTCACCGGATTCCTGCTGGAGGGCCAGGCGCAGGAATACGTCACCGACGAAGCCCTGACGCTGAAGGTCGGCCACGCGGGGGCGCTCCGGGTGTCCGTCGACGGGCGCGACCTCGGCGCGGCGGGCTCGTCCGGCGCGGTCAGGGAGGTCACCGTCGACGCCGACGGCTTCACGCAGTGA
- a CDS encoding DNA translocase FtsK, whose protein sequence is MPARASSGGSGRKKPASRKPAAKKRMPDGPIAFAVAMFGQFLLVLWKLIAHTVGGAARAVGRSARDLDPDLRRDGAGLVLLAAGILVAGAVWWQSDGPLLAYTRLAVVGTFGTFSPILPLLFLPIAIKLMRTPASGREGDAGRLFIGFSSIMLGLLGLIHIAHGIPQPSEGMEALHKSGGLIGFVASGPLSAVITPWLTGLLLVLVLLFGILVVTATPIRRIPERLQTLFGALLERDTGPDAGIGILGADAEKKRPAKPRRKATPAESVAGDHERPYDSPVLPDESEPVAPALTDEEEAAAAPAGRRGKSRSKPRDPAPDPTPAPGATEQLSIPSRVVEGDYELPVASMLKPGSPVKPRTKANDDVVGALSGVLTQFKLDAEVTGFTRGPTVTRYEIELGPAVKVEKVTALAKNISLAVKSADVRIQSPIPGKSAIGVEIPNTDKDIVSLGDVLRSPVATSDDHPMLVGLGKDVEGSNVVANLAKMPHVLVAGATGAGKSTCINGLITSLMMRSTPDEVRMILVDPKRVELTMYEGIPHLITPIITSPKKAAEALQWVVGEMDRRYDDLAASGYRHVDDFNAAVRKGELTAPPGSERVYEPYPYLLVIVDELADLMMVAPRDVEDAVVRITQLARAAGIHLVLATQRPSVDVVTGLIKANVPSRLAFATSSLSDSRVILDQPGAEKLVGKGDALFLPMGAGKPIRLQNAWVSEKEIRAIVDHCKKQSEPSYREDVAAPETKKKEIDEDIGDDLDLLLQAVELVVTTQFGSTSMLQRKLRVGFAKAGRLMDLMESRDVVGPSEGSKARDVLVTPDELPGVLADIRG, encoded by the coding sequence ATGCCCGCGCGTGCCTCCTCCGGCGGTTCCGGACGCAAGAAGCCCGCGTCGCGCAAACCCGCGGCGAAGAAGCGCATGCCGGACGGGCCCATCGCCTTCGCGGTGGCCATGTTCGGGCAGTTCCTGCTCGTGTTGTGGAAGCTCATCGCGCACACCGTCGGCGGCGCCGCCCGCGCGGTCGGCCGCAGCGCCCGCGACCTCGACCCGGACCTGCGCAGGGACGGCGCCGGACTCGTCCTGCTCGCCGCGGGCATCCTCGTGGCCGGAGCCGTGTGGTGGCAGAGCGACGGCCCCCTGCTGGCCTACACCCGGCTGGCCGTCGTGGGCACCTTCGGCACCTTCTCGCCGATCCTGCCCCTGCTGTTCCTGCCCATCGCCATCAAGCTGATGCGCACCCCCGCCAGCGGCAGGGAGGGTGACGCCGGCCGGCTGTTCATCGGCTTCAGCTCGATCATGCTCGGCCTGCTCGGCCTCATTCACATCGCCCACGGCATTCCGCAGCCCTCGGAGGGCATGGAGGCGCTGCACAAGTCCGGCGGCCTCATCGGCTTCGTCGCCTCGGGCCCGCTCAGCGCGGTCATCACCCCCTGGCTCACCGGCCTGCTCCTCGTGCTGGTGCTGCTCTTCGGCATCCTCGTGGTCACCGCGACCCCCATCCGCCGGATCCCGGAACGCCTCCAGACCCTGTTCGGGGCACTGCTGGAGCGCGACACCGGGCCCGACGCGGGGATCGGCATCCTGGGAGCCGACGCGGAGAAGAAGAGGCCGGCCAAGCCGCGCCGCAAGGCCACCCCGGCGGAGTCGGTGGCGGGCGACCACGAGCGCCCCTACGACAGCCCCGTGCTGCCGGACGAGTCCGAACCGGTCGCCCCGGCCCTGACCGACGAGGAGGAGGCCGCGGCGGCCCCCGCCGGCAGGCGCGGGAAGAGCCGCTCCAAGCCCAGGGACCCGGCTCCGGACCCCACCCCCGCGCCCGGGGCCACGGAACAGCTGTCCATCCCCTCACGCGTGGTGGAGGGCGACTACGAGCTGCCGGTGGCGAGCATGCTCAAGCCCGGCAGCCCGGTCAAACCGCGGACCAAGGCCAACGACGACGTGGTCGGCGCGCTCTCGGGCGTGCTCACGCAGTTCAAGCTCGACGCCGAGGTCACCGGGTTCACCCGCGGGCCGACGGTCACCCGCTACGAGATCGAGCTGGGCCCGGCGGTCAAGGTGGAGAAGGTCACCGCGCTGGCCAAGAACATCTCCCTGGCGGTCAAGAGCGCCGACGTGCGCATCCAGTCGCCGATCCCGGGCAAGTCCGCTATCGGTGTGGAGATCCCCAACACCGACAAGGACATCGTCAGCCTGGGCGACGTGCTGCGCTCGCCGGTGGCCACCTCCGACGACCACCCGATGCTGGTGGGACTGGGCAAGGACGTTGAGGGCTCCAACGTCGTGGCCAACCTCGCCAAGATGCCGCACGTGCTGGTGGCCGGCGCCACCGGCGCCGGTAAGTCGACCTGCATCAACGGGCTGATCACCTCGCTGATGATGCGCTCCACGCCCGACGAGGTCCGGATGATCCTGGTCGACCCCAAGCGGGTCGAGCTGACGATGTACGAGGGCATCCCGCACCTGATCACCCCCATCATCACCAGCCCCAAGAAGGCCGCCGAGGCCCTCCAGTGGGTCGTGGGGGAGATGGACCGGCGCTACGACGACCTGGCCGCCTCCGGGTACCGGCACGTCGACGACTTCAACGCCGCCGTGCGCAAGGGCGAGCTGACCGCGCCGCCGGGCAGCGAGCGCGTGTACGAGCCCTACCCGTACCTGCTGGTGATCGTGGACGAGCTCGCCGACCTGATGATGGTCGCCCCGCGCGACGTCGAGGACGCCGTCGTGCGCATCACGCAGCTGGCCCGCGCGGCCGGCATCCACCTGGTGCTGGCCACGCAGCGGCCCAGCGTCGACGTCGTCACCGGTCTGATCAAGGCCAACGTCCCCTCCCGGCTGGCCTTCGCCACCTCGAGCCTGTCCGACAGCCGCGTCATCCTGGACCAGCCCGGCGCGGAGAAGCTGGTGGGCAAAGGCGACGCGCTGTTCCTGCCCATGGGTGCGGGCAAGCCGATCCGGTTGCAGAACGCCTGGGTGTCGGAGAAGGAGATCCGGGCGATCGTCGACCACTGCAAGAAGCAGTCCGAGCCCAGCTACCGCGAGGACGTCGCGGCCCCCGAGACCAAGAAGAAGGAGATCGACGAGGACATCGGCGACGACCTCGACCTGCTGCTGCAGGCGGTCGAGCTGGTGGTCACCACCCAGTTCGGGTCCACGTCGATGCTCCAGCGCAAGCTGCGGGTGGGCTTCGCCAAGGCGGGCCGCCTCATGGACCTCATGGAGAGCCGCGACGTCGTCGGCCCCAGCGAGGGCTCCAAGGCCCGCGACGTCCTGGTCACCCCCGACGAACTGCCCGGGGTGCTCGCCGACATCCGGGGCTGA
- a CDS encoding glycoside hydrolase family 3 protein: MSNDPTLARLANATLLVPFESHHAPRWLLEGLADGIAGVCLFHNNLDGSEQVTALNARLAEAADTPLISLDEEGGDVTRIGQARGSDYPGNAALGAVDDTDLTRLTHRSLGGRLAGLGFNMDLAPSVDVNVADDNPVIGTRSFGSDADLVARHAAAAVRGLHEAGVVACAKHFPGHGATSQDSHHALPRVEADLDLLHRRELAPFRAAVDAGVRTILTAHIEMPALGGHGPATLTPRILNDLLRDELGFTGVVMSDAMDMDGVSGRIGIPEASVRAVAAGCDLLCLGRFVYADQIVRVRAALIDAVREGRLTGERLEEAAERTSALRSWIRARADRRAAAAETEGIGLAGARRAARVDGELPALADPFVVEVDAPAGMAVGEVPWGLSAWFPDVRRVSPDAAHADRLAAEASGRDLVVVVRDAHRHPEAQELVSRLLTAHPTAVVVEMGLPVWRPDCGAYVSTYGAAHVNGRSAAELLGAGGAVGAAVPPRA; this comes from the coding sequence ATGTCGAACGACCCGACCCTGGCGCGCTTGGCCAACGCCACGCTGCTGGTCCCCTTCGAGTCCCACCACGCCCCGCGCTGGCTGCTGGAGGGTCTGGCGGACGGCATCGCCGGTGTCTGTCTGTTCCACAACAACCTGGACGGCTCCGAGCAGGTGACCGCGTTGAACGCGCGGCTGGCCGAGGCCGCCGACACCCCGCTGATCTCCCTCGACGAGGAGGGCGGCGACGTCACCCGGATCGGGCAGGCGCGCGGCAGCGACTACCCGGGCAACGCCGCCCTGGGCGCCGTCGACGACACCGACCTGACCCGCCTGACCCACCGTTCGCTCGGCGGCCGGCTGGCCGGCCTGGGCTTCAACATGGACCTGGCGCCGTCCGTGGACGTCAACGTCGCGGACGACAACCCGGTCATCGGGACCCGCTCCTTCGGCTCCGACGCCGACCTGGTGGCGCGGCACGCGGCGGCGGCCGTGCGGGGCCTGCACGAGGCCGGTGTGGTCGCGTGCGCCAAGCACTTCCCCGGCCACGGCGCGACCTCACAGGACTCCCACCACGCGCTCCCCCGCGTGGAGGCCGACCTGGACCTGCTGCACCGGCGCGAGCTCGCCCCGTTCCGGGCGGCGGTCGACGCCGGGGTCCGCACGATCCTGACCGCGCACATCGAGATGCCCGCCCTGGGCGGACACGGACCCGCCACGCTCACACCGCGGATCCTCAACGACCTGCTCCGCGACGAACTGGGCTTCACCGGGGTCGTCATGAGCGACGCCATGGACATGGACGGCGTCAGCGGCCGCATCGGCATCCCCGAGGCCAGCGTGCGCGCCGTCGCCGCCGGCTGCGACCTGCTGTGCCTGGGCCGGTTCGTCTACGCCGACCAGATCGTGCGGGTGCGCGCGGCGCTGATCGACGCGGTCCGCGAAGGCCGCCTGACCGGTGAGCGCCTGGAGGAGGCCGCCGAGCGCACCAGCGCGCTGCGGTCGTGGATCCGCGCGAGAGCCGACCGCAGGGCCGCCGCCGCCGAGACCGAGGGCATCGGCCTGGCCGGAGCCCGCCGCGCGGCCAGGGTGGACGGTGAACTGCCCGCGCTGGCCGATCCGTTCGTCGTGGAGGTGGACGCGCCCGCGGGCATGGCCGTGGGCGAGGTCCCGTGGGGCCTGTCCGCCTGGTTCCCCGACGTGCGGCGGGTCTCACCCGACGCCGCCCACGCCGACCGGCTGGCCGCCGAGGCGTCCGGTCGCGACCTGGTCGTCGTGGTACGCGACGCGCACCGCCATCCCGAGGCCCAGGAGCTCGTCAGCCGCCTGCTGACGGCCCACCCCACCGCCGTGGTCGTGGAAATGGGCCTGCCCGTCTGGCGGCCCGATTGCGGCGCCTACGTGAGCACGTACGGCGCCGCGCACGTCAACGGGCGCAGTGCCGCCGAGCTGCTGGGCGCCGGCGGTGCCGTGGGCGCCGCGGTGCCGCCCCGGGCCTGA